A genomic region of Methylobacterium sp. CB376 contains the following coding sequences:
- a CDS encoding poly(R)-hydroxyalkanoic acid synthase subunit PhaE: MDLFDTFKAMGELWGKGTQCFLEAQRNMYGAMTTALDKDGKPSLPLIPDWEALEQAQHSYQQGWEAAQAVSATFAKSLKGGGEVRDPIAADVLAKIFDPHGWICITGAVDEALKRMAEGPRLADLWNVERKFAAVFTAWVALHRRNLEHNALMMEVWKKATAAFSAVVNERSKNEQGIASSRELMALWVETANDVLLEAQRSEEFLKSQRETLKASTDLRLAQQDIAEFYSQMFGYPTRAELDDVHQSLTQLRREVRALSRQRRTSGKSEGEPT; this comes from the coding sequence ATGGATCTATTCGATACCTTTAAGGCAATGGGAGAGCTCTGGGGCAAAGGCACCCAGTGCTTTCTCGAAGCTCAGCGCAACATGTACGGGGCCATGACGACGGCCTTGGACAAGGATGGCAAGCCGAGCCTTCCCCTCATCCCGGACTGGGAAGCCCTGGAACAGGCCCAACACTCGTATCAGCAGGGCTGGGAGGCCGCTCAGGCGGTCTCGGCGACCTTTGCCAAGAGCCTGAAGGGCGGAGGCGAGGTGCGAGATCCAATCGCGGCCGATGTCCTGGCCAAGATCTTCGACCCGCACGGATGGATCTGCATCACGGGCGCGGTCGATGAAGCGCTGAAACGGATGGCCGAAGGACCGCGCCTCGCCGATCTCTGGAACGTCGAGCGCAAGTTCGCGGCCGTGTTCACGGCCTGGGTGGCGCTGCACCGGCGCAACCTCGAACACAACGCCCTGATGATGGAGGTCTGGAAGAAGGCGACGGCAGCCTTCTCCGCCGTGGTCAATGAACGGTCCAAGAACGAGCAGGGGATCGCGTCGAGCCGCGAGCTGATGGCGCTCTGGGTCGAGACTGCCAACGACGTTCTGCTGGAGGCGCAGCGGTCGGAGGAGTTTCTCAAGAGCCAGCGCGAGACGCTGAAAGCCTCGACGGATTTGCGGCTTGCTCAGCAGGATATCGCTGAGTTCTACAGCCAGATGTTCGGCTACCCGACCCGCGCCGAACTCGACGACGTGCATCAGAGCCTCACGCAGCTGCGCCGGGAAGTCAGGGCGCTCAGTCGCCAGAGGCGGACCAGCGGAAAATCAGAAGGAGAGCCGACATGA
- a CDS encoding iron-containing alcohol dehydrogenase encodes MTPFTFQTCPNILFEPGASAKLPDLVASFRAQRIMLVTGKNVRGAGLTRAAEAALASAGLQVTVFEDVVADPPSHVIETAAQLAQQQTVDLVLAIGGGSTLDTAKLVAYLARSGDQLDRIYGVGLAQGQRLPLILMPTTAGTGSEVTPISIVTTPTGEKKGVVSPRLLPDCAVLDPDLTLGLPAHVTAATGIDAMVHAIEAYTSRHKKNPISDQLARKALALLAGSIRTACSDGRNVEARSNMLLGSMLAGMAFANAPVAAVHALAYPIGAVFHVTHGVSNALVLTGVMRFNLPQAEALYAELAPIFDPQAASLPAAEAATRFVDSLAAICRDCGAPASLAEVGVREEDLARLATDAMKQTRLLVNNPREVTYPDAFAIYSEALDGKLRTVA; translated from the coding sequence ATGACCCCATTCACGTTCCAAACCTGCCCCAATATTCTGTTCGAGCCCGGCGCCTCGGCGAAGCTGCCCGACCTCGTGGCGAGCTTCCGCGCTCAACGGATCATGCTGGTGACCGGCAAAAATGTTCGCGGCGCGGGTCTGACCCGCGCTGCGGAGGCTGCCCTGGCCTCGGCGGGCCTTCAGGTCACCGTCTTCGAGGACGTCGTGGCCGACCCGCCCTCGCACGTCATCGAGACTGCAGCGCAACTTGCCCAGCAGCAGACAGTGGACCTTGTGCTCGCGATTGGGGGCGGCTCCACTCTCGACACTGCCAAGCTCGTGGCGTACCTCGCGCGCAGCGGCGATCAGCTCGACCGCATCTACGGGGTCGGCCTCGCCCAGGGCCAGCGCTTGCCGCTCATCCTGATGCCGACCACGGCCGGGACCGGCTCCGAGGTGACGCCGATCTCGATCGTGACGACGCCGACGGGCGAGAAGAAGGGCGTGGTCTCGCCCCGGCTGCTGCCGGACTGCGCGGTCCTTGATCCCGATCTGACCCTCGGACTGCCGGCCCACGTGACGGCCGCGACCGGCATCGACGCGATGGTGCACGCGATCGAGGCCTACACCAGCCGTCACAAGAAGAACCCGATCTCGGACCAGCTCGCCCGGAAGGCCTTGGCGCTGCTCGCAGGCAGCATTCGCACGGCCTGCAGCGACGGCCGCAACGTCGAGGCGCGCTCCAACATGCTGCTCGGCTCCATGCTCGCGGGCATGGCCTTTGCCAACGCTCCCGTCGCCGCGGTCCATGCGCTGGCCTATCCGATCGGCGCCGTCTTCCACGTGACGCACGGGGTGTCGAACGCCCTCGTGCTGACGGGCGTGATGCGCTTCAACCTCCCGCAAGCGGAGGCCCTCTACGCGGAACTCGCCCCGATCTTCGATCCGCAGGCAGCCAGTCTCCCGGCCGCCGAGGCTGCCACCCGATTCGTCGACAGCCTCGCGGCCATCTGCCGGGACTGCGGTGCGCCCGCCTCACTCGCCGAGGTCGGTGTTCGCGAGGAGGATCTCGCGCGCCTCGCAACCGATGCCATGAAGCAGACGCGACTTCTCGTGAACAACCCACGCGAGGTCACCTACCCGGACGCCTTCGCGATCTACTCCGAGGCACTCGACGGCAAGCTCAGAACCGTTGCTTGA